CTCGGGGGCGGAGGGGTCCTCGCCGCCGTCACCGACGTTCTCCCGTGTGAGGAAGGTCTCCACCTCGAACAGGTTGCCGTTCGCGCGGTCGATCACGGTCAGCAGCGTGGACATCTGCGAGACCTCCTCGACCTGCTCCTTGAGGAACCACTGCATGAACTGCTCGCCGATGTAGTCGTCCTCGGCGCGTGCCGTCTTGGCCAGCATCTCGATCTCGCGGGTGACCTCGCGCTCCTGCTCCAGCGCCAGGGCGACCAGTTCGCGGGCCTCGTTGAACTCGTTCCGCACCTCGTCGGTTCCCGGAATGTGCACGGAAATGTCGTTGTCCATCAGGAACCGGACGATCATCATGCCGTGATTGCGTTCTTCCAGGGCCTGCTTGTAGAAGTGCGCGGCAAGCCGGGGGAGATCGGACTTGTCGAACCACACGGCGAGTGCGATGTACTGCTGTGAAGCATTGAACTCGCTGCGCACCTGCTTCTGCAGCAGCTGGTGGAACTTGGATTCGCGGTCTTCCGGTTTGGCTGCCTTCAAAGTCATACCACGAATGTACGCCTTTTTCTGCGTGGTATTTTCCTCAGGGTCACCTCAAAAAAGTTCGCCTTGCCTCCGATAAGTGAGCCTCATCGAATTTAGGTGAACCTCAACAAAGTGTTCCGGCTCACGGGAAACAATGCCGCCGCCTTTCGGTGAGGAATTCACCGGCCGTCGGGGCCGGCGGCGTCACGCGAGCCATCCCCTGGCGGTGAGCTCCGCCCGGAAGGCCTCGTAGCTCTCGGCCAGCCGTTCCACCTCGCCCGCCACCGGTTCCACCATCCGCGCCCGCGGCGCCATGGCCGCCGCCGCGCTCGACAGGTCGGGGTGCACGGTGCCGCTGGCGGCGAGCAGCGCCGCCCCCAGCGGGGTGCCCGCGCCGGGAACGCGCAGCACCGGTTCGCCGAGCACCGAGGCGCGTATCCGGCACCAGGTGGAACTGCGGGCACCACCGCCCGCCGTGCGGATCGGCCCGCTCACGGTGACGCCGAGCGCGCCGAGCCTGCGCAGTGCCAGCTTCTCGCAGAACGCCACCCCTTCGAGGCGCGCCCGGTGCAGCTCCACCCGGTCGCCGGGTTCCGCCGAGCGGAAGCCGCGTGCCCGCTCGTCGGAGAACGGGAACCGTTCCCCCCGCCTGCGCAGCGGGTAGCAGACCAGTCCGGCCGGGCCGAGCTCCTCGGCGGCCCGGTCCAGTTCGGCCAGTTCGCCTGCCACGTCGGCCAGCGCCTCACCACCGGTGTTGGAGGCCCCTCCCGGCAACCAGCCGCCCTCGGGGTGCCGGTGGCTGTAGACCACTCCGGTCGGGTCGTGCACCAGCTCGGTCGAGACCGCCTTGAGCACCATCGTGGTCCCGATGACGGTGACCACCTGGCCGCTCTCCACCGCTCCGGCGGCCAGCTGCCCGGCGCAGCCGTCCGTCATCCCGGACCGCACCTGGCAACCGACCGGGAGTCCGGTCTCGGCGGCCGCCTTCCGGGAGACCAGGCCCAACGGGCGGGCCGGTGCCACCACCTCGGGCAGGCGCTCCGGCGCGACCCCCGCCGCCTCCAGCGCCTCGTGCACCCACTGCTCGCGCAGCGGGTCGTAGCCGCTCTTGAGCGCGTGGCTGCTGTCGGTGGCGACGGGGTGGCCGACCAGCCGCTCGGCTATCACGTCGGGGGTGTGCACCAGCCTGGTGTCCGGGTCCTCGGTGCGCTCCGCGAGCAGCGCCAGGTGGGCCAGCCCCGAGGTGGCCGAAGGGGTGATACCGATGTCGTTCCAGCGCCCCGCCCCGGCGCGCCTGGCCCGCGCCGCCGGTTCGGTGCCGCGCCTGTCGTCGTACATGATCGCGGGCGCGATCGGCTCCGCGCCGGTGTCCACCGCGGTGACGGTGCCCGAGGTGGCGCAGACGGCCAGCGCCGCTATCGCACGGCTCCGGTCGCCGAGCTCGGCGGTGCAGCGCGCCAGCGCCTCGCGTGCGGCGGGCCACCAGGTCCGGGCGTCCTGCTCGGCCGAGCCGTCGGCGCCGTGGGTCGGGCGCGGCAGCGCCGCCGACGCGCTCGCCGCGAGGCCGCCCCGGCCGTCGCGGACCTCGGCCCGCACCTCCGCCGTGGCCACGTCCACGCCCACCACCAGCGGTTCGGCCGATCCGCCGGGGTCCGAGGTCCTGGTGCTCAAGACGCCGTCCTTCCCAGTCGTTCCAGCGCCGCGGGGAGCTCGTCGAGCGAGCGGATCACGGCGTCGGGTTCCGTCAGCTGCGCCTCGGTGGGTTCGGGAGGTGCCTCGCCCCGGGTGATCCACACGCTGCGCAGCCCGACCCGCTTCGCGCCGCGCACGTCGGTGTCCAGCCGGTTGCCCACGTGCACCGCCCGCTCGGCGGGGATCCCGGCCCGGTCCATGGCGTACCGGAAGATCGCGGGGTCCGGTTTCTCCGCCCCGACCGTCTCCGAGATCGCCCAGACGTCGACGTGCTCGGCGATGCCGTCGCGGCGCAGCGCCTCCACCACCAGTTCCCGCTGGTTGGCCACCACGGCCAGCCGGTAGGTCCCGGCCAGCGTCCGCAGGGTGGGCAGCACCTCCGGGTAGAGCGCGCTCGGTGGGTACTCCCAGTAGCTCTCGGCGAGGTCGGACAGCCTGCGTCGGTCCCCCGGTGTCAGGAAGTGCTCGGCCACGGCGGTGCGCAGCGAGCCCGCCTGCCGCTGCCGTTGTTCGTCGTAGACCCGCTGGAACGCCACGCGGTCGATCTCGGTCTCGGCGAGCTCGCGGGTGGCGCGCAGCAGCGCGTCGCGGTAGACGGCGTCGTCGTAGATCGGCCCGCCCACGTCCAGCAGCACCAGTTCGGTGGGGGCGGGCCGGTGGCTGTTCGCTTCGCTGGTCATGGCTCTCGCTGTGGGGTTCGGACGGTGTGCTGGTACCAGGGTCCGCCCGCGGCGGGCGGTCGTGGCGGGGTGGGTGCGCCGGAACGGCGCGTGCGGGGTCCGGCCGCCGCACGCGCCGCCTCCAGGGGGACGGGTGTTCGGAGTTCTCGCCCGTGGCAGCTCGAACGCCCCGTGACGCCGTACGGCGTCGTCTCGTCGCCGGTTCGGCGGCGGCACCCTCCGCGTCCTCGCGTGGTGTCCGCCGTCCCGGCGTCAGGCCGTCGTGGCCTCCGTCGTCGGGGCGGTGGCCGGGGTGGCCCGCTGCTTCCTCCTGGCCTCGCCGGGGTCGCTGTCGTCCTTGACGAAGCTGGACAGCACCGCCACGAGCACGTACATCAGCGCGAAGGCGATCGCCACGCCACCGCCGCCGAACACCGGGTGGACGGCGTAGACCGTCACCGGGCCGAGGAAGGCCGCACCGCCCGCGCCGAAGTTGAGCACCGCCAGGGCCGAGCCCTTGTCCTTGTTGGAGACCATGGAGGGCATCAGCGCCGACAGCGGGACGAACCCGGCCAGCAGCACGCCGTATACGGCGCCCAGCGTGGCCGCGACGGCGAAGCTCTCGCTGGCCACCGTGGCGAAGTACCACAGCGGGGTGGAGACGGCGCAGCCCACGCAGCCGAACCAGGTCACGGTGCGGCGCCAGCCGAAGTAGTCGCCAAGCACGCCGAACGCCAGGTTGGCGGCGATGTTGGCGCCGTAGACGATGCTGGTCATCGCCGCGATCTGGGAGGCGCTGAGGAAGCCGCCGCCGGGGGTGGCGGGGCCGATCACGAAGGGGAACATCGCGAAGAAGCCGAACTCCGGCGCGGTGTTGACGATGCGGGTGATGCCGCCCGCCAGGGTCCGCTTGTCGCGCCAGAGGATGTCCACGCCCTCCAACAGCCGCTTCGGGCTGCGCGGGTTGGCCACGCTCTCGTCGGCGATGGGCCTGGTGCCGTGCGGTTCGCTGACCGAGCAGCCGATCAGACCACCGATGGCGACCAGCACCAGCGAGAGCACCAGGGTGGCGTGCAGGCTCATGCCGAGCGGGCCGATCGCGAACCACGCCACGGCCGCGCCCAGGGTGGGCAGGCCACCGGTGAACACGAACCAGAACCAGCCCGCGACCGAACCGCGCATGTGCACCGGGCTGGCGACCTGGGCCCACACCAGGAAGGCGTAGGCGAACAGCGGGTAGGCGAAGCCGCGGATGCCGTAGATGGTCAGGATCAGCGCGTAGCTCTGCGTGGGGACGGCCACGAACAGGAACAGGAGCTCGAAGACGATCCACCAGGCCGCGCCGAGCCACATCACGTAGCGCGGCCCCCAGATCGAGGACAGCGTGCCGGAGAACCAGGAGGCGATCATCACGGCGAGGCCGTAGATGGTCACGGTGGCGAAGGTGGCCTGGGAGCCCTCCAACCCGCCGCCCTCGGGCTGCTGGAGGTAGTCGGTCAGGTAGGTGATCTCCACGCCGTCGCCGATCATGAAGATCAGCACACCGACGAATCCCCAGAACAGCGGTTTGGGGATGCCGATTCTGTCGAGCCGGCTACGGCTCTCCGGCGCGGCGGCCGAGCCGTCCGCCGCGGCTGGTTGCTGTACCAATGTTTCCGCCTCCGGAGCGAGTGGTGGTGCCGGACCCCGCGGCCTCGGTCGGCGGAGTCCCGTGGACGCGGCGGCTGGGCGATCGGAGTGTGATGCGCGGCACCGCCGTTGTTAATCGAGTATCATGCACCTCGTTACTTTAACCCGCAAGATGTTATTCCCGAGTTTTCTTCGGTGATCGTGACGTGCCGGGAGTGAATCGTTCCAGAGGTGTCCAACAGGTTTGGCTGTGCTGTCGCGGCGGCCGGGGCGTGCTTGCGTGTTAACTCGCCCCTGGACATTTAAAGTAATTGGAGTTAATTTAACTTCAAGTTTGTGAAAGGACGGCGCATGACGGTCAGTCAGGTAATCGAGCCCCGGTCGGCGGGACCGCTGCGGGCGGTCGTGTTCGACATGGACGGCGTGCTGGTGGAGAGCGAGCACCTCTGGGAACGCATGTGGACCCGCTACGCCGCCAGGCACGGGCACGAGTGGAGCGCCGAGGACACCTCGACGGTCCAGGGAATGAGCTCGCCGGAATGGTCGGCCTACCTCGGCAGGGTCTGCGGCAGCCCCGAACCCGCCTCGGAGACCGAACGCGCTGTCGTCGACGACATGATCGCCGCGCTGGACGACGGCGAGATCGAGCTGCTCCACGGCGCCCGCGAGATGGTCACCGAGGTCAGCGCGGTGGTCCCGATCGCGCTCGCCTCCTCGGCCGCCAGGCGGCTGATCGACGCCGTGCTGGACCGGCACGGTCTGGCCGGGCACTTCACCGCGACCGTCTCCAGCGCCGAGGTTCCCAGGGGCAAGCCCAGCCCCGACGTCTACACCGAGGCGGCCCACCGACTCGGGTTCACCGGCCCGGAGTGCGCGGGCGTCGAGGACTCCAGCAACGGGATCCGCGCCGCCCACGCGGCCGGGATGAGCGTGGTCGCCATCCCCAACGCCGGCTATCCCCCCAAGCCGGACGCCATCGCCTCGGCCACCGTCGTCGCCGATTCGCTGGACCGAGTGCGCGAGACCCTGCTGTCCATGCTGTCCGAACCGGTGACCGAGAGCGAGGGTGCCTGATGACCGGACTGACGGACGCCGCCACCTTCAAGGACTCCTGGCTGGACGGTTTCGTCGCCGCCTACGGCCGCTCCGTGGCGCGCGTGCCCGGCGCCTACGGCGTGGTGGGCAGGCACGCCCCCCGCCGGGGCAGGGTTTCGGTGGTCATCGGCGGCGGCTGCGGGCACTACCCGGCCTTCGCCGGGCTCGTCGGCCCAGGGCTGGCCGACGCGGCCGTGGTCGGAGACGTGTTCACCAGCCCCAGCGCCGAACAGGTGTACCGGACCGCGCTGGCCGCCGACGGCGGAGCCGGGGTGCTGTTCAGCTACGGCAACTACTCCGGCGACGTGATGCACTTCGGGCTCGCCGCACGGCGGCTGGCCGCAGAGGGCGTCGACAGCCGCACCGTGCTGGTCACCGACGACATCGCCAGCGGTTCCGCCGACACCCCCGAGGTCAGACGCGGCGTGGCCGGGGACCTCTTCGTGTTCAAGATCGCCGGTGCCGCCGCCGAGCGCGGCGACGACCTGGACGGCGTGGCCGCGCTGGCGCGCAGGGCCAACGAGCGCACCCGCACCTACGGTGCCGCCTTCGGCGGCTGCACGCTGCCCGGCAGGTCGGAGCCGCTGTTCACCGTCGAGCCCGGCCGGATGGAACTGGGCCTGGGGATCCACGGCGAGTCCGGGGCGCGCGGCGTCGACGCCATGGGCGCGGAGGAGCTGGCCGCCGAACTGGTCGACAACCTGCTTACCGAGTTGCCGCCCGGCACCGAGCGGGTGGCCGTGCTGCTCAACGGGCTCGGACGCACCAAGTACGAGGAGATGTTCGCCTGCTACCCGGCCATCGAGCGCCGGTTGCGGGCCGCCGGGCTGCGCCCCCACCGCCCGGAGGTGGGGGAGTTCGTCACCTCGCTGGACATGGCCGGGCTCTCGCTGTCGCTGCTCGCGCTGG
The nucleotide sequence above comes from Actinopolyspora erythraea. Encoded proteins:
- a CDS encoding ferritin, which codes for MTLKAAKPEDRESKFHQLLQKQVRSEFNASQQYIALAVWFDKSDLPRLAAHFYKQALEERNHGMMIVRFLMDNDISVHIPGTDEVRNEFNEARELVALALEQEREVTREIEMLAKTARAEDDYIGEQFMQWFLKEQVEEVSQMSTLLTVIDRANGNLFEVETFLTRENVGDGGEDPSAPEAAGGAV
- a CDS encoding FGGY-family carbohydrate kinase; protein product: MSTRTSDPGGSAEPLVVGVDVATAEVRAEVRDGRGGLAASASAALPRPTHGADGSAEQDARTWWPAAREALARCTAELGDRSRAIAALAVCATSGTVTAVDTGAEPIAPAIMYDDRRGTEPAARARRAGAGRWNDIGITPSATSGLAHLALLAERTEDPDTRLVHTPDVIAERLVGHPVATDSSHALKSGYDPLREQWVHEALEAAGVAPERLPEVVAPARPLGLVSRKAAAETGLPVGCQVRSGMTDGCAGQLAAGAVESGQVVTVIGTTMVLKAVSTELVHDPTGVVYSHRHPEGGWLPGGASNTGGEALADVAGELAELDRAAEELGPAGLVCYPLRRRGERFPFSDERARGFRSAEPGDRVELHRARLEGVAFCEKLALRRLGALGVTVSGPIRTAGGGARSSTWCRIRASVLGEPVLRVPGAGTPLGAALLAASGTVHPDLSSAAAAMAPRARMVEPVAGEVERLAESYEAFRAELTARGWLA
- a CDS encoding HAD family hydrolase; translated protein: MTSEANSHRPAPTELVLLDVGGPIYDDAVYRDALLRATRELAETEIDRVAFQRVYDEQRQRQAGSLRTAVAEHFLTPGDRRRLSDLAESYWEYPPSALYPEVLPTLRTLAGTYRLAVVANQRELVVEALRRDGIAEHVDVWAISETVGAEKPDPAIFRYAMDRAGIPAERAVHVGNRLDTDVRGAKRVGLRSVWITRGEAPPEPTEAQLTEPDAVIRSLDELPAALERLGRTAS
- a CDS encoding MFS transporter is translated as MVQQPAAADGSAAAPESRSRLDRIGIPKPLFWGFVGVLIFMIGDGVEITYLTDYLQQPEGGGLEGSQATFATVTIYGLAVMIASWFSGTLSSIWGPRYVMWLGAAWWIVFELLFLFVAVPTQSYALILTIYGIRGFAYPLFAYAFLVWAQVASPVHMRGSVAGWFWFVFTGGLPTLGAAVAWFAIGPLGMSLHATLVLSLVLVAIGGLIGCSVSEPHGTRPIADESVANPRSPKRLLEGVDILWRDKRTLAGGITRIVNTAPEFGFFAMFPFVIGPATPGGGFLSASQIAAMTSIVYGANIAANLAFGVLGDYFGWRRTVTWFGCVGCAVSTPLWYFATVASESFAVAATLGAVYGVLLAGFVPLSALMPSMVSNKDKGSALAVLNFGAGGAAFLGPVTVYAVHPVFGGGGVAIAFALMYVLVAVLSSFVKDDSDPGEARRKQRATPATAPTTEATTA
- a CDS encoding HAD family hydrolase, which produces MTVSQVIEPRSAGPLRAVVFDMDGVLVESEHLWERMWTRYAARHGHEWSAEDTSTVQGMSSPEWSAYLGRVCGSPEPASETERAVVDDMIAALDDGEIELLHGAREMVTEVSAVVPIALASSAARRLIDAVLDRHGLAGHFTATVSSAEVPRGKPSPDVYTEAAHRLGFTGPECAGVEDSSNGIRAAHAAGMSVVAIPNAGYPPKPDAIASATVVADSLDRVRETLLSMLSEPVTESEGA
- a CDS encoding dihydroxyacetone kinase family protein, whose translation is MTGLTDAATFKDSWLDGFVAAYGRSVARVPGAYGVVGRHAPRRGRVSVVIGGGCGHYPAFAGLVGPGLADAAVVGDVFTSPSAEQVYRTALAADGGAGVLFSYGNYSGDVMHFGLAARRLAAEGVDSRTVLVTDDIASGSADTPEVRRGVAGDLFVFKIAGAAAERGDDLDGVAALARRANERTRTYGAAFGGCTLPGRSEPLFTVEPGRMELGLGIHGESGARGVDAMGAEELAAELVDNLLTELPPGTERVAVLLNGLGRTKYEEMFACYPAIERRLRAAGLRPHRPEVGEFVTSLDMAGLSLSLLALDDELAELYDADCDTPGHRPLRPLATAEPAPGERGAAPSVETESRGGLVHELLDRALRDVADAEDELGRLDAVAGDGDHGQGIVRGLRAAVRAADEAGSDSADPRSIGDALLAAGTALADAAGGASGALYGTLLSQTGAGLRDHGSVSTALLAEAVREAARAVAELGGAAKGDKTLLDALEPFAEELAEQARAGAEPPTALTASAEVATQAARDTALLTSARGRASRLGGHDQGTADPGATSLALLLNAVAAGVSDGARERNRRKGNPRS